A genomic window from Erythrobacter sp. BLCC-B19 includes:
- the ftsZ gene encoding cell division protein FtsZ has translation MSINIGPAASDDLRPRITVIGIGGAGGNAIANMIAAEIEGVEFIVANTDAQALSTSPAEKRIQLGPDITGGLGAGARPEVGKAAAEETVAEIEKALEGVNMCFIAAGMGGGTGTGAAPVIAEAARRMGVLTVGVVTKPFLFEGTRRMRAAEAGIDELQQHVDTLIVIPNQNLFLVAKAETTFKEAFQLADEVLQQGVRSITDLMVMPGLINLDFADVRSVMSEMGKAMMGTGEGEGENRALDAAEQAIANPLLDGVSMAGAKGVIISIIGGEDMRLLEVDEAANHIRELVDEDANIIWGSAFNPDLKGKIRVSVVATGIEQSAIGHIDRSQPVSLGGARAPKRPVLELSDDEGLSALPPVEPAPAPTSDYGFAPPAAAAATASVSYDDDTLDLGAMDEDEDEDDGVTPTPFDLTGMQAGDDYGDEYEDDVDDIVDPLAGLRGADDGAGFGYGAGSATPTADEDDGTLDLGDVYEPAGPEQDDLLASADRLAAEDRPVEAKLGGGRRRALLGGGGDEGGSGGGGGAGGGSTLFERMANLSRSTSRDDEEDEDGDGEDSPALSIPRFLGRQNNQ, from the coding sequence ATGAGCATCAATATCGGACCCGCAGCGAGCGACGATCTGCGCCCGCGCATCACCGTCATCGGGATCGGCGGGGCCGGGGGCAACGCGATTGCCAACATGATTGCTGCCGAGATCGAGGGTGTCGAGTTCATAGTCGCCAACACCGATGCTCAGGCGCTCAGCACCTCGCCTGCCGAAAAGCGCATCCAGCTTGGCCCGGACATCACCGGCGGCCTCGGCGCAGGCGCGCGGCCTGAAGTGGGCAAGGCGGCCGCGGAAGAAACCGTCGCGGAAATCGAAAAGGCGCTCGAAGGCGTCAATATGTGCTTCATCGCAGCCGGCATGGGCGGGGGCACCGGCACCGGCGCCGCGCCTGTCATCGCCGAAGCCGCGCGCCGCATGGGCGTGCTGACCGTGGGCGTCGTCACCAAGCCGTTCCTGTTCGAAGGCACCCGCCGGATGCGCGCCGCCGAGGCCGGGATCGACGAGCTTCAGCAGCACGTCGACACGCTGATCGTCATTCCCAACCAGAACCTGTTCCTCGTCGCCAAGGCGGAGACCACCTTCAAGGAAGCCTTCCAGCTGGCTGACGAAGTGCTCCAGCAGGGCGTGCGTTCGATCACCGACCTGATGGTCATGCCCGGCCTCATCAACCTCGACTTTGCCGACGTGCGCTCGGTGATGAGCGAGATGGGCAAGGCGATGATGGGCACGGGCGAGGGCGAGGGCGAGAACCGCGCGCTCGACGCGGCGGAGCAGGCGATCGCCAACCCGCTGCTCGACGGCGTCAGCATGGCCGGCGCCAAGGGCGTCATCATCTCGATCATCGGCGGCGAGGATATGCGCCTGCTCGAAGTCGACGAGGCCGCCAATCACATCCGCGAGCTGGTGGATGAGGATGCGAACATCATCTGGGGTTCGGCCTTCAACCCCGACCTCAAGGGCAAGATCCGCGTTTCGGTGGTCGCGACGGGCATCGAGCAGAGCGCCATCGGCCATATTGATCGTTCGCAGCCGGTTTCGCTCGGCGGGGCGCGCGCGCCCAAGCGGCCGGTGCTGGAGCTCTCGGATGACGAAGGGCTGAGCGCGCTTCCGCCGGTCGAGCCAGCCCCTGCGCCGACCTCCGACTATGGCTTTGCGCCTCCGGCAGCCGCGGCTGCCACCGCTTCGGTCAGCTATGACGACGACACGCTCGATCTCGGCGCGATGGACGAGGACGAGGACGAAGACGACGGTGTCACGCCGACCCCGTTCGATCTCACCGGGATGCAGGCCGGGGACGATTACGGCGACGAGTATGAGGATGATGTCGATGACATCGTCGATCCGCTCGCAGGCCTGCGCGGCGCGGATGATGGTGCGGGTTTCGGTTACGGCGCGGGTTCCGCCACGCCGACCGCCGACGAGGATGACGGGACGCTCGACCTCGGCGATGTCTATGAGCCTGCCGGCCCCGAACAGGACGATCTGCTCGCCAGCGCCGACCGTCTGGCAGCGGAAGACCGCCCGGTTGAAGCCAAGCTCGGCGGCGGCCGTCGCCGCGCCTTGCTCGGCGGTGGGGGTGACGAAGGCGGCAGCGGCGGTGGCGGCGGCGCGGGGGGCGGCAGCACCCTGTTCGAGCGCATGGCCAACCTGTCGCGCAGCACCTCGCGCGATGACGAAGAGGATGAAGACGGCGACGGCGAGGACAGCCCGGCTCTCAGCATTCCGCGCTTTCTCGGCCGCCAGAACAACCAGTAA
- a CDS encoding SPOR domain-containing protein, whose translation MSRLSLTLGLLIGTAAVPLAAQETVSQPVVQALPAPEVQRLNRALVELAKAPRDRDALIEAGQAALGVDDLEAAIGFFGRAAEIDPGNPIVAQGLGSVYLRAGRAGEALVQFERALAGGADERLLLPDQALTLDLVGENAAAQGAYARALVLDPENDEARRRLAVSYAISGNRARFEETLRPLLDRRDMAAQRARAFGLAIMGESDRAAAIVEQVMPRDLATRLVPYLGYMPRLTKPQQAAAANLGLFPRAADIGRDDPRLARFAAEERAESRLAPAGPPLDARPATPAPVTTPAPAAARVATVTPVAVSAAPPPAPAPQPRVADAFADLLAAPLPEARVSGDAVDLSRIAIKREAPPPPVAKPAAEKTAEKAKPKEPAKPVHPSRVWVQVATGKNLKALGLDWKKIAQKGGAPLAKLKPFTTRWGEANRLLAGPLDNREKAQALVRELKAKGLDTFMYVSPEGEEIQPIK comes from the coding sequence GTGTCGCGCTTGTCCCTCACGCTTGGTCTGTTGATCGGCACGGCCGCCGTGCCGCTGGCCGCGCAGGAGACCGTCTCGCAGCCGGTGGTGCAGGCCTTGCCAGCGCCCGAGGTGCAGCGGTTGAACCGCGCGCTGGTGGAACTCGCCAAGGCGCCCCGCGACAGGGATGCGCTGATCGAGGCCGGGCAGGCCGCGCTTGGCGTCGATGATCTTGAAGCGGCGATCGGCTTTTTTGGCCGCGCGGCTGAGATTGATCCGGGCAACCCGATCGTGGCGCAGGGTCTGGGCTCTGTCTATCTGCGCGCCGGCCGTGCGGGCGAAGCTCTGGTGCAGTTCGAGCGCGCGCTCGCTGGCGGTGCGGATGAGCGACTGCTGCTCCCCGATCAGGCGCTGACGCTCGATCTGGTGGGCGAGAACGCTGCGGCCCAGGGCGCCTATGCCCGCGCGCTCGTGCTCGATCCCGAGAATGACGAGGCCCGCCGACGGCTGGCGGTCAGCTATGCCATCTCGGGTAACCGCGCCCGCTTTGAAGAAACGCTGCGCCCGCTGCTCGATCGGCGCGACATGGCCGCGCAGCGCGCCCGCGCCTTTGGCCTTGCCATCATGGGCGAGAGCGACCGGGCGGCGGCGATTGTCGAGCAGGTGATGCCGCGCGATCTGGCGACCCGGCTGGTGCCCTATCTCGGCTATATGCCGCGCCTCACCAAGCCGCAGCAGGCCGCGGCTGCCAATCTCGGACTGTTTCCGCGCGCGGCTGATATCGGGCGCGACGATCCGCGGCTGGCGCGCTTTGCTGCCGAGGAGCGCGCCGAGTCCCGCCTCGCGCCGGCCGGCCCGCCGCTCGACGCGCGCCCTGCGACCCCCGCACCCGTTACCACACCGGCGCCTGCCGCCGCGCGGGTCGCGACGGTCACGCCCGTTGCGGTCAGCGCGGCTCCGCCACCTGCGCCCGCGCCGCAGCCGCGCGTGGCCGATGCCTTTGCCGATCTCCTCGCCGCGCCACTGCCCGAGGCGCGGGTGAGCGGCGATGCAGTCGATCTGTCGCGAATCGCGATCAAGCGCGAGGCACCGCCGCCACCCGTCGCCAAGCCTGCTGCGGAGAAGACGGCCGAGAAGGCCAAGCCCAAGGAGCCGGCCAAGCCCGTCCACCCCAGCCGCGTGTGGGTGCAGGTGGCAACCGGCAAGAACCTCAAGGCGCTGGGGCTCGACTGGAAGAAGATTGCCCAGAAGGGCGGCGCGCCGCTCGCCAAGCTCAAGCCCTTCACGACCCGCTGGGGTGAGGCCAACCGCCTGCTGGCCGGGCCGCTGGACAATCGCGAGAAGGCTCAGGCGCTAGTGCGCGAGCTGAAGGCCAAGGGACTTGACACCTTCATGTATGTCAGCCCCGAAGGCGAGGAAATTCAGCCGATTAAGTGA
- a CDS encoding YbjN domain-containing protein, whose protein sequence is MRAHDMDYSAEDDAAPVEMLASLFAARGWPCELVSDDEMTGEVQGSWANYQLRAIWRAEDGVLQFLCLPDIRVTDDKRAAAYELLCLVNEQMWLGHFDIWSNGDVLLYRHGALLGDHGRLSLDMAQALVESAIDECDRFYPAFQFVLWGGKTPRAALEAAMVDAAGEA, encoded by the coding sequence ATGAGAGCGCACGACATGGACTATTCCGCCGAGGACGATGCCGCCCCCGTCGAAATGCTCGCCAGCCTGTTCGCCGCGCGCGGGTGGCCGTGCGAGCTGGTCTCGGACGACGAGATGACCGGCGAGGTGCAGGGCAGCTGGGCCAATTACCAGCTGCGCGCGATCTGGCGGGCAGAGGACGGCGTGCTCCAGTTCCTGTGCCTGCCCGACATCCGCGTCACCGACGACAAGCGCGCGGCGGCGTATGAGTTGCTGTGTCTCGTCAACGAGCAGATGTGGCTCGGGCATTTCGACATCTGGTCGAACGGCGATGTGCTGCTCTACCGCCACGGCGCGCTGCTCGGCGATCACGGGCGCTTGAGCCTCGACATGGCGCAGGCGCTGGTCGAAAGCGCGATCGACGAGTGCGACCGCTTCTACCCCGCGTTCCAGTTCGTGCTGTGGGGCGGCAAGACCCCGCGCGCGGCGCTGGAAGCGGCGATGGTCGACGCGGCGGGCGAGGCCTGA
- a CDS encoding pyrroline-5-carboxylate reductase family protein, with product MSHLLIIGCGNMGGAMLAGWLAAGVSAGQFSVLDPALPEAPAGVALYRDAAEVPGVHDAVLLGFKPQQLGALGPGLQGLTAGRTVFSLLAGITLDQLAAAFPQGAGHVRVMPNLAARINKSPVILSQRGLDEPARTAAFALFDQLGSAVWLEDEAQFDLVTALAGSGPGFVYRFIDALAGAATDLGLDQGTASALALATVEGAAALAAASDAAPATLADRVASPGGMTREGLNVLDEGQALRRLLTATLRATADKGAALSKGG from the coding sequence ATGAGCCACCTCCTCATCATCGGTTGCGGCAATATGGGCGGAGCGATGCTCGCCGGATGGTTGGCGGCAGGTGTGTCTGCTGGCCAGTTCAGCGTGCTCGATCCGGCCTTGCCCGAAGCCCCGGCAGGCGTGGCGCTTTATCGTGATGCCGCCGAAGTGCCGGGTGTGCATGATGCTGTGCTCCTCGGGTTCAAGCCGCAGCAATTGGGCGCCTTGGGGCCGGGCTTGCAGGGGTTGACGGCGGGTCGGACGGTGTTCTCGCTGCTCGCCGGGATCACGCTCGATCAGCTCGCTGCGGCCTTTCCGCAAGGCGCGGGCCATGTGCGGGTGATGCCCAACCTTGCCGCGCGGATCAACAAGTCGCCGGTGATCCTCAGCCAGCGCGGGCTGGACGAGCCTGCGCGCACCGCCGCCTTCGCGCTGTTCGACCAGCTCGGCAGCGCGGTGTGGCTTGAGGACGAGGCGCAGTTCGATCTTGTCACCGCGCTCGCCGGATCGGGGCCGGGCTTCGTCTATCGCTTCATCGACGCGCTCGCTGGCGCGGCCACCGACCTCGGGCTGGATCAAGGCACTGCGTCGGCACTGGCGCTCGCCACGGTCGAGGGGGCTGCCGCGCTTGCCGCTGCCTCCGACGCAGCGCCCGCGACGCTCGCTGACCGCGTGGCCAGCCCCGGCGGCATGACCCGCGAAGGATTGAATGTGCTCGATGAGGGGCAAGCGCTGCGCCGCCTGCTCACCGCGACCTTGCGGGCCACCGCCGACAAGGGCGCAGCGCTCTCGAAGGGTGGTTAA
- a CDS encoding Bax inhibitor-1/YccA family protein: MADWNDSSRNAQRFGSVPRAGGDVTGRVSFDEGLRKHMLAIYNYMTSGILLTGIVALLAFNSGMAETIHFSALRWVVGLSPLAIVFAMSFGANRFSTGTLQLMFWAFAVLMGLSLSSIFLVFTGSSIATTFFATAAAFAGLSLFGYTTKKSLSGMGSFLIMGVIGLIVASLINLFLQSPAFYYAISFIGVLIFAGLTAYDTQRLKEEYQYLRNTEFAGKAVILGALTLYLDFINMFQFLLSFLGNRE, translated from the coding sequence ATGGCTGACTGGAATGACTCCTCGCGCAATGCGCAGCGGTTTGGCTCCGTGCCCCGCGCCGGAGGCGATGTCACCGGGCGCGTGAGCTTTGACGAGGGCCTGCGCAAGCATATGCTTGCGATCTACAACTACATGACCTCGGGCATCCTGCTGACCGGGATCGTCGCGCTGCTGGCGTTCAACAGCGGCATGGCTGAAACGATTCACTTCAGCGCCCTGCGCTGGGTGGTGGGCCTGTCGCCGCTCGCGATCGTCTTCGCGATGAGTTTTGGCGCCAACCGCTTCAGCACCGGCACGCTCCAGCTGATGTTCTGGGCCTTCGCGGTGCTGATGGGTCTGTCGCTGTCGTCGATCTTCCTGGTCTTCACCGGTAGCTCGATCGCCACGACCTTCTTCGCCACGGCGGCGGCCTTTGCCGGCCTGTCGCTGTTTGGCTACACCACGAAGAAGAGCCTGTCGGGCATGGGCAGCTTCCTGATCATGGGCGTGATCGGCCTGATCGTCGCCTCGCTGATCAACCTGTTCCTGCAGAGCCCGGCGTTCTACTACGCGATCAGCTTCATCGGCGTGCTGATCTTCGCAGGCCTCACCGCCTATGACACGCAGCGGCTGAAGGAAGAATACCAGTATCTGCGCAACACCGAATTCGCGGGCAAGGCCGTGATCCTCGGCGCGCTGACGCTGTATCTGGACTTCATCAATATGTTCCAGTTCCTGCTCAGCTTCCTCGGCAACCGCGAGTAA
- a CDS encoding TonB-dependent receptor plug domain-containing protein: MKNFALLGSVAAAALVWAAPVVAQDESEREETITFADYRLPAEILVSASRDGSLVRDSFTGSALVITADELEARQTRDIADVLRDVPGVAVAGVAGQTQIRLRGSEANHVLVLVDGIEVSDPFAGEFDVGTLQAEPGARVEVLRGQQSALYGPDAIGGVVAYESASGRGRPGFAARLEGGLDNTINGALRYGAYGDSWDAALSAVVVSTDGQPNARNGTRDIGRDSYTLAGKGSVAVSDTLTLRAAARFIRTEGQSNDSNFDTTSPTFGFIIDSPGTGFTNEAVYALVGARLETLEGRWTHDLSAQIADVSRETFGPFGTSSSSEGDRVKASYVSALRIAGEHNLTFAADYEVEGFRNTTPGGFAFNGRREIEQVGLVGEYRYAGEAFDFSAALRHDINDLFQDATTFRVGAGYRITETTRLRAAAGSGVKNPGFFELYGFVDGRFIGNAALRPEKSTGWEVGLDQQLGDYASVAVTYFDSELEGEIFTTFPPPTFIATPANRATESQQRGVEVSLNARLADQWSLDAAYSYLDAEENGVEEVRRPQHIASAALTWTAPGDKASATLVVRHNGATPDVAFTDPSFVPVRVQLDDYTLVNLNARVKLTDSLSAFARVENLLDETYEQVFSFVSPGRSAVVGVEARF, from the coding sequence GTGAAGAATTTTGCATTATTGGGAAGCGTCGCTGCGGCGGCGCTGGTTTGGGCTGCGCCGGTGGTGGCGCAGGACGAGAGCGAGCGCGAAGAGACAATCACCTTTGCCGATTATCGCTTGCCGGCTGAAATCCTTGTCTCTGCCAGCCGGGACGGATCGCTAGTGCGGGACAGCTTCACCGGCTCGGCCCTTGTCATAACCGCCGATGAGCTCGAAGCTCGCCAGACCCGCGACATCGCCGACGTGCTGCGCGATGTCCCCGGCGTGGCTGTCGCGGGCGTCGCGGGCCAGACCCAGATCCGTCTGCGCGGCAGCGAGGCCAATCATGTGCTGGTGCTGGTCGACGGGATCGAGGTGTCCGATCCCTTTGCGGGCGAGTTCGATGTGGGCACCTTGCAAGCCGAACCCGGCGCGCGGGTCGAGGTGCTGCGCGGCCAGCAGTCCGCGCTCTATGGCCCCGACGCGATCGGCGGGGTGGTCGCCTATGAAAGCGCCAGCGGGCGTGGGCGACCGGGCTTTGCCGCGCGGCTCGAAGGCGGGCTCGACAACACCATCAACGGCGCGCTGCGTTACGGCGCTTACGGAGACAGCTGGGACGCGGCGCTTTCTGCCGTCGTCGTCAGCACCGACGGCCAGCCCAACGCCCGCAATGGCACCCGCGACATCGGCCGCGACAGCTACACCCTTGCGGGCAAGGGCAGCGTGGCGGTGAGCGACACCCTCACCCTGCGCGCCGCGGCCCGCTTCATCCGCACCGAGGGCCAGTCGAACGACAGCAACTTCGATACCACCAGTCCCACCTTCGGCTTCATCATCGACAGCCCCGGCACCGGCTTCACCAACGAGGCGGTCTATGCCCTCGTCGGCGCGCGGCTGGAGACGCTGGAGGGGCGCTGGACGCATGACCTCTCCGCCCAGATTGCCGATGTGAGCCGCGAGACCTTCGGCCCCTTCGGCACTTCGAGCAGCAGCGAGGGCGACCGCGTCAAGGCCTCCTACGTCAGCGCCTTGCGGATCGCGGGCGAACACAACCTCACCTTCGCCGCCGATTACGAGGTCGAAGGCTTCCGCAACACCACGCCGGGCGGCTTTGCCTTCAACGGGCGGCGCGAGATCGAGCAGGTCGGGCTGGTAGGCGAGTATCGCTATGCCGGCGAGGCCTTCGATTTCAGCGCGGCCCTGCGGCACGACATCAACGACCTGTTTCAGGACGCGACCACCTTCCGCGTGGGCGCGGGGTATCGCATCACTGAAACCACCCGCCTTCGCGCGGCGGCGGGATCGGGTGTCAAGAACCCCGGCTTCTTCGAGCTCTATGGCTTTGTCGACGGGCGCTTCATTGGCAATGCCGCCCTGCGTCCCGAGAAGTCCACGGGCTGGGAAGTGGGCCTCGATCAGCAGCTCGGCGACTATGCCAGCGTGGCCGTGACCTATTTCGACAGCGAGCTGGAGGGCGAGATCTTCACCACCTTCCCGCCGCCGACCTTCATCGCCACCCCCGCCAATCGCGCCACCGAAAGCCAGCAGCGCGGGGTGGAAGTGTCGCTCAATGCGCGCCTCGCTGACCAGTGGAGCCTCGATGCGGCCTACAGCTACCTCGATGCCGAGGAGAACGGGGTCGAGGAAGTGCGCCGCCCGCAGCACATCGCCAGCGCCGCGCTGACATGGACCGCGCCCGGCGACAAGGCCTCTGCCACGCTCGTCGTGCGGCACAATGGGGCCACACCCGATGTCGCCTTCACCGATCCCAGCTTCGTGCCGGTGCGGGTGCAGCTCGATGATTACACGCTGGTCAACCTCAATGCGCGGGTGAAACTGACGGACAGCCTCAGCGCCTTTGCCCGGGTGGAGAACCTGCTGGATGAGACCTACGAACAGGTCTTCAGCTTCGTCTCGCCGGGGCGCTCTGCCGTGGTGGGTGTCGAGGCGCGGTTCTGA
- a CDS encoding cobalamin-binding protein — MSAPLRIVSLLPSATEIAVALGLQDNLVGRSHECDFPPAVKALPVCTSTKLEKGLTSQAIEDRVKAIVEKGLSVYDVDAPLLKSLRPDVILTQAQCAVCAVTPADLEEALATWVGTPPRLVSLAPDDLADVFGDLERVAEAAGVPERAPEAAAQMQAGLGALPAAPATRPRMLAIEWIEPLMVAGNWVPELITAAGADPLLADPGTHSHWITFDAIAAADPDIIALMPCGYQLAQTMPEARALLAQPQWQDLRAVREGRVFSVDGHHLFNRPGPRLVESAEVLACLIHTPDAVPERLQPFIAKV; from the coding sequence ATGAGCGCGCCGCTGCGCATCGTCTCGCTGCTCCCCAGCGCCACCGAAATCGCGGTGGCGCTGGGATTGCAGGACAACCTCGTGGGCCGCAGCCACGAATGCGATTTTCCGCCCGCCGTGAAGGCGCTTCCCGTCTGCACATCGACCAAGCTGGAGAAAGGCCTGACCTCGCAAGCCATCGAGGACCGGGTCAAGGCGATCGTCGAGAAGGGGCTGTCAGTCTATGATGTCGATGCGCCGCTGCTGAAATCCTTGAGGCCCGACGTGATCCTGACGCAGGCGCAATGCGCGGTCTGCGCGGTGACACCTGCCGATCTGGAAGAAGCGCTGGCGACATGGGTGGGCACGCCGCCCCGGCTGGTCAGTCTCGCACCCGATGATCTGGCGGACGTATTCGGCGATCTGGAGCGCGTTGCCGAGGCCGCAGGTGTGCCCGAGCGTGCGCCCGAGGCGGCGGCGCAGATGCAGGCGGGGCTGGGCGCGCTGCCCGCCGCACCGGCGACCCGCCCCCGGATGCTGGCGATCGAGTGGATCGAGCCGCTGATGGTCGCGGGCAACTGGGTGCCCGAACTCATCACCGCGGCCGGAGCCGATCCACTGCTCGCCGATCCCGGCACCCATTCGCACTGGATCACCTTCGACGCGATTGCCGCCGCCGATCCCGATATCATCGCGCTGATGCCCTGCGGCTACCAGCTCGCCCAGACCATGCCCGAGGCCCGCGCGCTGCTCGCACAGCCGCAGTGGCAGGACTTGCGGGCGGTGCGCGAGGGACGGGTGTTCTCGGTCGATGGCCACCACCTGTTCAACCGCCCCGGCCCGCGTCTGGTGGAAAGCGCCGAGGTGCTGGCCTGCCTGATCCACACGCCGGACGCGGTGCCGGAAAGGCTCCAGCCCTTCATCGCGAAGGTCTAG
- the cgtA gene encoding Obg family GTPase CgtA → MHFLDQAKIYVKSGGGGPGAVSFRREKYVEYGGPDGGNGGRGGDIVFEAVAGLNTLIDFRYSQHFKAPRGGHGMGKDRTGASAEPLVIKVPVGTQILSEDKEDVLADFTEVGQRVVFLEGGMGGRGNASYKTSTNRAPRQHQPGIPGEEAWVWLRLKLLADVGLVGLPNAGKSTFINAVSNAQAKVGDYAFTTLVPKLGVVRHKGREFVLADIPGLIEGAAEGVGIGDRFLGHIERCRVLIHLIDITGTEDADPAEAMRIVEEELAAYGDKEHTRLDEKPRLVVLNKLDLADAELVEGFRDELLAAGAEQVFAVSGATGAGIPELLDAVLGYLPASTATETKAEEIEDDGDAPAWSPL, encoded by the coding sequence ATGCATTTCCTCGACCAAGCCAAGATCTATGTGAAGTCCGGCGGAGGCGGCCCCGGCGCTGTCTCGTTCCGGCGTGAGAAATACGTCGAGTACGGCGGCCCCGATGGCGGCAATGGCGGGCGCGGGGGCGACATCGTGTTTGAAGCCGTCGCGGGCCTCAACACGCTGATCGACTTCCGCTATTCGCAGCACTTCAAGGCGCCGCGCGGCGGCCACGGCATGGGCAAGGACCGCACTGGCGCCTCGGCCGAGCCGCTCGTCATCAAGGTGCCGGTGGGCACGCAGATCCTCTCGGAGGACAAGGAAGACGTGCTCGCCGACTTCACCGAAGTGGGCCAGCGCGTCGTCTTCCTCGAAGGCGGGATGGGCGGGCGTGGCAACGCTTCCTACAAGACCTCCACCAACCGCGCCCCGCGCCAGCACCAGCCGGGCATTCCCGGCGAGGAAGCCTGGGTTTGGCTGCGGCTCAAGCTGCTTGCCGATGTGGGCCTCGTCGGCCTGCCCAATGCGGGCAAATCGACCTTCATCAACGCCGTCTCCAACGCGCAGGCCAAGGTCGGCGACTATGCCTTCACCACGCTGGTGCCCAAGCTCGGGGTGGTGCGCCACAAGGGCCGCGAATTCGTGCTCGCCGACATCCCCGGCCTGATCGAGGGCGCGGCGGAGGGCGTCGGGATCGGCGACCGTTTCCTCGGGCATATCGAGCGTTGCCGTGTGCTGATCCACCTCATCGACATCACCGGCACCGAGGACGCCGACCCCGCCGAGGCGATGCGCATCGTCGAGGAAGAGCTGGCGGCCTATGGCGACAAGGAACACACGCGGCTTGATGAAAAGCCCCGGCTGGTTGTGCTGAACAAGCTCGATCTGGCCGATGCCGAACTGGTCGAAGGCTTCCGCGACGAACTGCTGGCGGCGGGCGCGGAGCAGGTCTTTGCCGTGTCGGGCGCGACCGGCGCGGGCATCCCCGAATTGCTCGACGCGGTGCTCGGCTACCTTCCTGCCTCGACCGCGACCGAGACCAAGGCGGAAGAAATTGAGGACGACGGCGACGCGCCCGCGTGGTCGCCGCTGTAA
- the proB gene encoding glutamate 5-kinase, whose translation MLTTLADITTARRIVVKIGSALLVGGGQAREGWLTRMAGDLAMLRQAGAQVIVVSSGAIALGAARLGLAKGGRGSLADAQAAAAVGQIALADLWSRALCAEGITAAQMLLTLGDLEDRRRYLNASATLDRLLEAGVIPVINENDSVATEEIRFGDNDRLAARVAQAANADIVLLLSDVDGLYDRDPRAEGAALVPVVEAVTPEVMAMASGASSSGLGSGGMISKLQAAQIATRAGIALGILNGTHDAPITHALAAGTGTLFLPVSAASARKAWLGGRLAPAGELRVDKGCAEALKGGASLLAAGVVGVSGQFRRGDLVSVLSLRGERLAQGLAEYDAAEMQLIAGKRAEDQAERLGYAPRSCVIHRDHMVLL comes from the coding sequence ATGCTGACGACCCTTGCCGACATCACCACCGCGCGGCGGATCGTGGTCAAGATCGGCTCCGCGCTGCTGGTCGGCGGCGGGCAGGCGCGTGAGGGCTGGCTGACGCGCATGGCGGGCGATCTGGCGATGCTGCGGCAGGCAGGCGCGCAGGTGATCGTGGTGAGTTCGGGCGCGATTGCGCTGGGCGCGGCGCGCCTGGGGCTGGCAAAGGGCGGGCGCGGGAGCCTTGCCGATGCACAGGCCGCCGCTGCCGTGGGCCAGATCGCGCTCGCCGACCTGTGGAGCCGTGCGCTGTGCGCCGAGGGCATCACCGCCGCGCAGATGCTGCTGACGCTGGGCGATCTCGAAGACCGGCGGCGTTATCTCAACGCCTCGGCGACTTTGGACCGGCTGCTCGAAGCGGGGGTGATCCCCGTCATCAACGAAAACGACTCTGTCGCCACAGAGGAAATCCGCTTCGGCGACAACGACCGCCTCGCCGCGCGTGTGGCGCAGGCGGCCAATGCCGATATTGTGCTGCTTTTGTCAGATGTTGACGGGCTTTACGACCGCGACCCGCGCGCGGAAGGCGCGGCGCTGGTGCCGGTGGTGGAGGCGGTGACGCCCGAAGTCATGGCGATGGCGAGCGGGGCTTCGTCCTCGGGCCTTGGGTCGGGGGGCATGATCTCCAAACTGCAAGCCGCGCAGATCGCGACCCGCGCCGGGATTGCGCTCGGCATCCTCAACGGCACGCACGACGCACCGATCACCCATGCCCTGGCGGCCGGAACGGGGACGCTGTTCCTCCCCGTCAGCGCGGCTTCAGCGAGGAAGGCATGGCTCGGCGGGCGGCTCGCCCCCGCAGGCGAACTGCGCGTCGACAAGGGCTGTGCCGAGGCGCTGAAGGGCGGGGCGAGCCTGCTCGCGGCGGGCGTGGTCGGCGTCTCCGGCCAGTTCCGGCGCGGCGACCTCGTCAGCGTGCTGTCGCTGCGGGGCGAGCGGCTGGCGCAAGGCCTCGCCGAATATGACGCGGCCGAAATGCAGCTGATCGCAGGCAAGCGCGCCGAGGATCAGGCCGAGCGGCTGGGTTATGCGCCGCGCTCCTGCGTGATCCACCGCGATCACATGGTGCTGCTGTGA